One stretch of Bosea vaviloviae DNA includes these proteins:
- a CDS encoding ABC transporter ATP-binding protein has product MSTSPTHPLLSVRNLAKHYTSGGGWLSGPSHLVKAIDDVSFDIAPREIVGLVGESGSGKSTTGRVVLRLEEPTGGEIHFDGHDITALPARELKAFRRQMQVVFQDPYAALNPRMTVGDFVAEPLIVHGLVTSRSERNDRVAALFKQVGLDPRFMARYPHEFSGGQRQRVNIARAVAMRPRLIIADEPITALDVSIQAQIVNLFQDLQQELGMAYLFIAHDLSMVRYLCHRVAVMLRGRLVEIAPTEAIFSDPRHPYTRSLLSAIPIPNPAIERARRPLAFDYETQKPAPDAVLTEVSPGHFVLI; this is encoded by the coding sequence ATGAGCACGTCGCCGACGCATCCGCTTCTCAGCGTCCGCAACCTGGCGAAGCACTATACCAGTGGCGGCGGCTGGCTCAGTGGGCCGTCGCATCTGGTCAAGGCGATCGACGACGTCTCCTTCGATATCGCACCCCGCGAGATCGTCGGGCTGGTCGGCGAATCCGGCTCGGGCAAGAGCACGACCGGGCGCGTCGTGCTGCGCCTGGAAGAGCCCACCGGCGGCGAGATCCACTTCGATGGCCACGACATCACGGCTTTGCCGGCGCGCGAACTGAAGGCCTTTCGCCGCCAGATGCAGGTCGTCTTCCAAGATCCTTACGCCGCGCTCAACCCGCGCATGACCGTGGGGGATTTCGTCGCCGAGCCCCTGATCGTGCACGGCCTCGTCACCAGCCGCTCGGAGCGCAACGATCGCGTCGCGGCCCTGTTCAAGCAGGTCGGGCTCGATCCGCGCTTCATGGCGCGCTATCCGCACGAATTCTCCGGCGGCCAGCGCCAGCGCGTCAACATCGCGCGGGCCGTCGCGATGCGCCCGCGCCTGATCATCGCCGACGAGCCGATCACGGCGCTTGACGTCTCGATCCAGGCCCAGATCGTCAACCTGTTCCAGGACCTGCAGCAGGAGCTGGGCATGGCCTATCTTTTCATTGCGCATGACCTGTCGATGGTGCGCTATCTCTGCCACCGCGTCGCGGTAATGCTGCGCGGGCGCCTGGTCGAGATCGCCCCGACGGAAGCGATCTTTTCCGATCCGCGCCACCCCTATACGCGCTCGCTGCTCTCGGCGATTCCGATCCCGAACCCGGCGATCGAGCGCGCCAGGCGGCCGCTGGCCTTCGACTACGAGACGCAGAAGCCGGCCCCCGATGCCGTGCTGACCGAGGTTTCGCCCGGTCATTTCGTCCTGATTTGA
- a CDS encoding ABC transporter ATP-binding protein, producing MAPLLEVRNLTVAFDTPGGTVHAVNDVSYALDEGETLGIVGESGSGKSVHVLAMCGLIPRPPGRIVSGQVLFQGRDLLTLPERDLRDIRGGQIGFVFQDPMTSLNPVLTVERQLVELIRRHIKLDAKAARARAIELLEIVRIPDAARRIGQYPHQFSGGMRQRVMIAIGVACRPKLLIADEATTALDVTVQAQILDMVKDLKREFGTTVIWITHDMGVVAGIADSIQVMYGGRIMERGPVDAIFADPRSAYSWGLLQSLPTAERRTEGRLHQIPGSPPDLYKPAVGDPFAPRNAFATPRCLMEMPPLRQAEGSVPGHLVAAWYDLPAALKARRETVA from the coding sequence ATGGCCCCGCTCCTCGAAGTCAGGAACCTGACCGTCGCCTTCGATACGCCGGGCGGGACGGTCCATGCCGTCAACGACGTCTCCTATGCGTTGGATGAGGGCGAGACGCTGGGCATCGTTGGGGAATCCGGCTCGGGCAAGAGCGTGCATGTCCTGGCGATGTGCGGGCTGATTCCGCGCCCGCCCGGCCGCATCGTCTCCGGGCAGGTGCTGTTCCAGGGGCGCGACCTGCTGACGCTGCCCGAGCGGGACTTGCGTGACATTCGCGGCGGGCAGATCGGCTTCGTCTTCCAGGATCCAATGACTTCGCTCAACCCGGTGCTAACGGTGGAGCGGCAACTGGTCGAACTGATCCGCCGGCACATAAAGCTCGACGCCAAGGCGGCGCGGGCGCGGGCGATCGAACTGCTCGAGATCGTGCGCATACCCGATGCCGCGCGCCGCATCGGCCAGTACCCGCACCAGTTCTCCGGCGGCATGCGCCAGCGCGTGATGATCGCGATCGGCGTCGCCTGCCGGCCGAAGCTCCTGATCGCGGACGAGGCGACGACGGCGCTGGACGTGACCGTGCAGGCGCAGATCCTCGACATGGTCAAGGATCTGAAGCGCGAGTTCGGCACCACGGTGATCTGGATCACCCATGACATGGGCGTGGTTGCCGGCATCGCCGACAGCATCCAGGTGATGTATGGCGGGCGTATCATGGAGCGCGGCCCGGTCGATGCGATCTTCGCCGATCCGCGCAGTGCCTATAGCTGGGGCCTGCTGCAATCGCTGCCCACGGCGGAGCGCCGCACTGAGGGGCGGCTCCACCAGATCCCGGGCTCGCCGCCCGATCTCTACAAGCCGGCGGTGGGCGACCCCTTCGCGCCGCGCAATGCCTTCGCGACGCCGCGCTGCCTCATGGAGATGCCGCCTTTGCGCCAGGCCGAGGGCAGCGTGCCGGGCCATCTCGTCGCCGCGTGGTATGATCTGCCCGCCGCGCTGAAGGCCCGCAGGGAGACCGTGGCATGA
- a CDS encoding M24 family metallopeptidase translates to MTITAPRTDRLRQRMRAAGLDVILAFKPESSFYLTGFNPIIYSHPVIAILPAQGKPSMLIHALRDDHARASTFIEDIRLYGAWSTKVTMGPNWLDALKTMLEEAGLAKAVIGVEEDFLPVTRARQLAELLPDASFRDASEMIMTTRLVKDADEIANARDAARIADTGMIAAVEAVRQGGSERDVSLAAMAAMNRFWADNFPDKEVCDFGSLEGGAQNGLWAWALAGDRMFMNCDNPTNRKPEAGEAISILIWTIVNGIHAENERTVAVGALNDERRRALDSIIEIRNEVATLLKPGTPISALFDATKAGLEARGYGKYLPGRIGHGIGLGAHEHPSLDAKTDILLEPGMILTLEPNLRIPGIAATQLSDTVLITEGGCEFLTRAPDVVLNA, encoded by the coding sequence ATGACCATCACCGCCCCCCGCACGGACCGCCTGCGCCAGAGGATGCGCGCCGCCGGGCTCGATGTGATCCTCGCCTTCAAGCCCGAGAGCAGCTTCTACCTGACCGGCTTCAACCCGATCATCTACAGCCATCCGGTGATCGCGATCCTGCCTGCGCAGGGCAAGCCCTCGATGCTGATCCACGCCTTGCGCGACGACCATGCCCGCGCCTCGACCTTCATCGAGGACATCCGCCTCTACGGCGCCTGGTCGACCAAGGTCACGATGGGGCCGAACTGGCTGGATGCGCTGAAGACGATGCTGGAGGAGGCCGGGCTCGCCAAGGCCGTCATCGGCGTCGAGGAGGACTTCCTGCCGGTTACGCGGGCGCGCCAGCTTGCCGAGCTTCTGCCCGACGCCTCCTTCCGCGACGCCTCCGAGATGATCATGACGACCCGTCTGGTGAAGGATGCCGACGAGATCGCCAATGCCCGCGACGCCGCCCGCATCGCCGACACCGGCATGATCGCTGCCGTCGAAGCCGTCCGGCAGGGCGGCTCGGAGCGTGACGTGTCGCTCGCAGCCATGGCGGCGATGAACCGCTTCTGGGCCGATAATTTCCCCGACAAGGAGGTCTGCGATTTCGGCAGCCTCGAAGGCGGGGCGCAGAACGGCCTCTGGGCCTGGGCTCTGGCTGGCGACCGCATGTTCATGAACTGCGACAACCCGACCAACCGCAAGCCTGAAGCCGGCGAGGCGATCAGCATCCTGATCTGGACGATCGTCAACGGCATCCATGCCGAGAACGAGCGCACGGTCGCTGTCGGCGCACTGAACGACGAGCGTCGTCGGGCGCTCGATTCGATCATCGAGATCCGCAACGAGGTCGCGACCTTGCTGAAGCCCGGCACGCCGATCAGCGCACTCTTCGACGCGACCAAGGCAGGGCTCGAGGCGCGCGGCTATGGCAAGTACCTGCCGGGCCGCATCGGCCACGGCATCGGGCTCGGCGCGCATGAACACCCTTCCCTCGACGCCAAGACCGACATCCTGCTCGAACCCGGCATGATCCTGACGCTCGAGCCCAATCTGCGCATCCCCGGCATCGCCGCGACCCAGCTCTCCGACACCGTCCTGATCACGGAAGGCGGTTGCGAGTTCCTGACGCGCGCGCCGGACGTCGTGTTGAACGCCTGA
- a CDS encoding ABC transporter permease — translation MADFLRALLRSRTGLLGAVLLTLFIGAAILAPLLGLPDPVRSDLRGRFAPPTWSGLFSPGAHPLGADQLGRDILSRIIYGSQITLSVATCAVVLGGIVGVFLGIVAGYFGGVVDRILMRLVDIQLAIPLMLLALLVVAALGPNLTNLVIVLAVTSWIRYARIIRGQVLALRSREFVQSARAIGASTWRIMLRHILPNVLTPALVVATLELARVIIMDAALSFLGLGVQPPDASWGRMLAEGRVYISTAWWIVTFPGLAILLTVLSVNLLGDWLRDYFDPKLRT, via the coding sequence ATGGCTGATTTCCTGCGCGCCTTGCTTCGCAGCCGGACCGGCCTGCTCGGCGCGGTTCTGCTGACGCTGTTCATCGGAGCGGCGATCCTGGCGCCCTTGCTGGGACTGCCCGACCCGGTGCGCTCGGATCTGCGCGGGCGCTTCGCGCCGCCGACATGGTCGGGCCTGTTCAGCCCGGGCGCCCATCCGCTCGGCGCCGACCAGCTCGGCCGCGACATCCTCAGCCGCATCATCTATGGCAGCCAGATCACGCTTTCGGTCGCGACCTGTGCCGTGGTGCTGGGCGGCATCGTCGGCGTCTTCCTCGGCATCGTCGCCGGCTATTTCGGCGGCGTCGTCGACCGCATCCTGATGCGGCTCGTCGATATCCAGCTCGCCATTCCGCTGATGCTGCTGGCGCTGCTCGTGGTCGCGGCGCTCGGTCCCAACCTGACCAACCTGGTTATCGTCCTGGCCGTCACCAGCTGGATCCGCTACGCCCGTATCATCCGCGGGCAGGTGCTGGCGCTGCGCTCGCGTGAATTTGTGCAATCGGCCCGGGCGATCGGCGCGAGCACCTGGCGCATCATGCTGCGCCATATCCTGCCCAATGTCCTGACACCGGCGCTTGTCGTCGCGACGCTGGAGCTCGCGCGCGTCATCATCATGGATGCGGCCCTGTCCTTCCTGGGCCTCGGCGTGCAGCCGCCCGATGCGAGCTGGGGGCGGATGCTGGCCGAGGGGCGCGTCTACATCTCCACGGCCTGGTGGATCGTCACCTTTCCCGGCCTTGCCATCCTGCTGACCGTTCTGAGCGTCAACCTGCTCGGCGACTGGCTGCGCGACTATTTCGACCCGAAATTGAGGACGTGA
- a CDS encoding ABC transporter permease: MTRYFAGKLGEALIAIWGVVTIVFFVTRFLGDPVALLLPVGASPEQMQALSAELGLDQPIWRQYITFLAQALTGDFGQSFQFGRPAIGVVLERMPATIQLALTAIVLGVLIGGTAGAIAAMRRGSVAEFVVMTLALLGQATPVFWLGIMLILLFAVDLGWLPTGGYGSPANLVLPALTLAVFVSASIARLFRSSMLDVLKEDYVRTARAKGLMPATVFTWHVARNALIPVVTMIGILTGELLGGSVVTETVFAWPGVGRLIVQAIETKDFPVIQAGVALIAAIYVATNLIVDLLYALLDPRIKGSA, from the coding sequence GTGACGCGCTACTTTGCCGGAAAGCTCGGCGAGGCCCTCATTGCGATCTGGGGCGTGGTGACGATCGTGTTCTTCGTCACGCGCTTCCTGGGCGACCCGGTCGCGCTGCTCCTGCCGGTCGGTGCTTCTCCCGAGCAGATGCAGGCATTGTCGGCCGAGCTGGGGCTCGATCAGCCGATCTGGCGGCAATACATCACCTTTCTCGCCCAGGCCCTGACCGGCGATTTCGGCCAGTCCTTCCAGTTCGGGCGCCCGGCCATCGGCGTCGTGCTGGAGCGGATGCCGGCAACGATCCAACTCGCACTGACCGCGATCGTGCTCGGTGTCCTGATCGGTGGTACGGCAGGCGCGATCGCCGCCATGCGGCGCGGCTCGGTTGCCGAATTCGTGGTGATGACGCTGGCCTTGCTGGGGCAGGCGACGCCGGTGTTCTGGCTCGGCATCATGCTGATCCTGCTGTTTGCGGTCGATCTCGGCTGGCTGCCGACCGGCGGCTATGGCAGCCCGGCCAACCTCGTCCTGCCGGCCTTGACGCTTGCCGTCTTCGTCTCCGCATCGATCGCGCGATTGTTCCGCTCCAGCATGCTCGACGTGCTCAAGGAGGATTATGTCCGCACCGCCCGCGCCAAGGGGCTGATGCCGGCGACCGTCTTCACCTGGCATGTCGCGCGCAACGCGCTGATCCCGGTGGTGACGATGATCGGCATCCTGACCGGTGAGCTTCTGGGTGGTTCGGTCGTCACCGAGACGGTGTTCGCCTGGCCGGGCGTCGGCCGGTTGATCGTCCAGGCGATCGAGACCAAGGATTTTCCCGTGATCCAGGCCGGCGTCGCGCTGATCGCGGCGATTTATGTCGCGACGAACCTGATCGTCGACCTGCTCTATGCGCTGCTCGACCCCCGCATCAAGGGGAGTGCCTGA
- a CDS encoding alpha/beta fold hydrolase, with protein MPPNENPRWIELNGATFCYDVAGEEHDETIIVLHGGRGIGDHRGEFGAYQALSDRYRVLAFDQRGCGRSSLTPPFLFEQFADDVEALRQALCGGRKIVLIGGSFGGMIALTHAVKYGSNSLSRLILRGTAPSHHHEAEAIEHFKARLHKAPCASIGMVEKLFSDKIIDDTELRLIWLALQPLYFENFDPDSALEKTRTLHLHAQTHNALFATKDYDLRDRLAGIDVPTLAICGAADWICPPSQSRLIAEMVPGAELLEIEGANHAVHIEANARVLSAVRDFLARTVP; from the coding sequence ATGCCGCCGAATGAAAACCCGCGCTGGATCGAGCTCAACGGCGCGACGTTCTGCTACGACGTCGCCGGCGAGGAGCATGACGAGACCATCATCGTGCTGCATGGCGGGCGCGGCATCGGCGATCATCGCGGCGAGTTCGGCGCCTATCAGGCGCTGTCGGACCGCTATCGCGTGCTGGCCTTCGACCAGCGCGGCTGCGGCCGCAGCTCGCTGACGCCGCCTTTCCTGTTCGAGCAGTTCGCCGACGATGTCGAGGCCTTGCGGCAGGCGCTCTGCGGCGGCCGCAAGATCGTGCTGATCGGCGGTTCCTTCGGCGGCATGATCGCGCTGACCCATGCGGTCAAATATGGCAGCAACAGCCTGTCGCGCCTGATCCTGCGCGGGACTGCGCCGAGCCACCACCATGAGGCGGAGGCGATCGAGCATTTCAAGGCGCGCCTCCACAAGGCGCCCTGCGCCTCGATCGGCATGGTCGAGAAGCTGTTCTCCGACAAGATTATCGACGACACCGAGCTGCGCCTGATCTGGCTCGCTTTGCAGCCGCTCTATTTCGAGAATTTCGACCCGGACTCCGCGCTGGAGAAGACGCGCACGCTGCATCTGCATGCGCAAACCCATAATGCGCTCTTCGCCACCAAGGATTACGACCTGCGCGACAGGCTCGCCGGCATCGATGTGCCGACGCTGGCGATCTGCGGCGCGGCCGACTGGATCTGCCCGCCGAGCCAGTCGCGCCTGATTGCCGAGATGGTTCCGGGCGCCGAGCTGCTGGAGATCGAAGGCGCCAACCACGCCGTCCATATCGAGGCCAATGCGCGCGTGCTGTCGGCCGTCAGGGACTTCCTCGCAAGGACGGTGCCGTGA
- a CDS encoding NAD(P)-binding domain-containing protein: MTVSPATPMGLAALEARLRQDLEWLELPAKSWVPPREIDGRRVRDVVIIGAGMAGLVASGMLKRLGVDNHVLYDRAPAGLEGPWVTFARMRTLRSPKQLTGPAMGLPALTFRAFYEAQFGRAAWDALDRAPRALWMDYLIWYRRMLDLPVENATEVAAIHARPDGILALQIVKAGVTEVVHARHVVLATGRDGLGGPYVPSITETIDRRYWAHTADAIDFEALKGKRVAVVGAGASSMDNAAVALEAGAARLDLFIRRTDIPRVNKFTGIGSQGVVHGFAGLPDEWKWRFLDHTLRAQTPPPRPSTLRVSQHPNGHFHLGSPILDIEERDGHLVLTTPKGRYDTDFIIFGTGFRVELMSRPELADFAPHIRLWRDRFPVPADMPNVELETSPDLGESFEFLEKTPGSCPALKAIHCFNFPATLSHGKLSGDIPAISEGADRLARGIVRSLFVADRETHFATLQAFDTPELQGDEWTDADAPSQEASHAAE, translated from the coding sequence ATGACCGTGTCGCCCGCGACCCCGATGGGGCTGGCGGCGCTGGAAGCCCGCTTGCGTCAGGATCTGGAATGGCTGGAGCTTCCGGCAAAATCCTGGGTGCCGCCGCGCGAGATCGACGGGCGGCGCGTGCGCGACGTCGTCATCATCGGTGCCGGCATGGCGGGATTGGTCGCGTCGGGCATGCTGAAGCGCCTCGGCGTCGACAATCACGTGCTTTACGACCGTGCGCCCGCGGGCCTGGAAGGGCCATGGGTGACCTTCGCGCGGATGCGGACCTTGCGCTCGCCGAAGCAATTGACCGGGCCGGCGATGGGCCTGCCGGCGCTGACCTTCCGCGCCTTCTACGAGGCCCAGTTCGGGCGGGCCGCCTGGGACGCGCTCGACAGGGCGCCGCGTGCGCTCTGGATGGATTACCTGATCTGGTACCGCCGGATGCTCGACCTGCCCGTCGAGAACGCGACGGAGGTCGCCGCGATCCATGCCCGGCCCGACGGCATCCTCGCGCTCCAGATCGTCAAAGCGGGCGTGACTGAGGTCGTCCATGCGCGCCATGTCGTCCTGGCCACGGGGCGCGACGGGCTTGGCGGGCCCTATGTTCCGTCGATCACGGAGACGATCGACCGCCGCTATTGGGCCCATACCGCCGACGCGATCGATTTCGAGGCGCTGAAAGGCAAGCGCGTCGCCGTGGTCGGCGCTGGCGCGTCATCGATGGATAATGCCGCCGTCGCGCTGGAAGCCGGTGCAGCGCGGCTCGACCTGTTCATCCGCCGCACCGACATACCGCGCGTCAACAAGTTCACCGGCATTGGCAGCCAGGGCGTCGTCCATGGCTTCGCCGGACTGCCGGACGAGTGGAAATGGCGCTTCCTCGACCATACCTTGCGCGCACAGACGCCGCCGCCGCGCCCGAGCACCTTGCGGGTCTCGCAACATCCCAACGGGCATTTCCATTTGGGCAGCCCGATCCTCGACATCGAGGAGCGCGACGGGCACCTCGTCCTGACGACCCCGAAGGGGCGCTACGACACTGATTTCATCATCTTCGGCACGGGCTTCCGCGTCGAGCTGATGTCGCGCCCGGAACTGGCCGATTTCGCCCCGCATATCCGGCTCTGGCGCGATCGCTTCCCGGTACCCGCCGACATGCCCAATGTGGAGCTCGAAACCTCGCCCGATCTCGGCGAGAGCTTCGAGTTCCTGGAGAAGACGCCTGGTTCCTGCCCGGCGCTCAAGGCCATCCACTGCTTCAATTTTCCCGCCACCTTGAGTCACGGCAAGCTCTCGGGCGACATCCCGGCGATCAGCGAAGGCGCGGACCGCCTCGCGCGCGGCATCGTCCGCAGCCTGTTCGTCGCCGATCGCGAGACGCATTTCGCCACCCTCCAGGCCTTCGACACGCCCGAGCTCCAGGGCGACGAATGGACCGATGCCGACGCCCCCTCGCAGGAAGCCTCCCATGCCGCCGAATGA
- a CDS encoding LysR family transcriptional regulator: MPDMNNGALDIRQLEAFVAVMSAGSITGAARLLDRSQPAVTRQIRDLEAEIGYELLHRSGPRISPTPRGVLFHVQVERLFFGLKHIRERAAAIGAGALPAIELAATPALAAGIVPDALAAMDPALLPRQIHIEALSAEGVVQQVLSQSADFGLATLPIEHPGLDVHWIGEAPCLAAMAESDPLASLDVVALADLAARRVITMANPYRLRRRVDEAFAAAGIAPRELIDANASLTALALARRGLGIAIIEPAAACGLPIKGVVLRPLDVTIPFLFGAISPVARPLTPSIAALNEALLKSAAALIPGFVLRDAAGTEMLADAVYGAADNQEARS; the protein is encoded by the coding sequence ATGCCAGATATGAATAATGGCGCGCTCGACATCCGGCAGCTTGAAGCCTTCGTGGCGGTGATGTCGGCTGGCAGCATTACCGGCGCGGCGCGCTTGCTGGATCGCTCCCAGCCGGCCGTGACCCGGCAGATCCGCGATCTCGAGGCGGAGATCGGCTACGAGCTCTTGCATCGCAGCGGTCCGCGCATCAGCCCGACGCCGCGCGGTGTGCTGTTCCATGTCCAGGTCGAACGCCTGTTCTTCGGCCTCAAGCATATCCGCGAGCGTGCGGCGGCGATCGGGGCCGGGGCGCTGCCCGCGATCGAACTCGCTGCGACGCCGGCGCTGGCTGCCGGTATCGTGCCGGATGCGCTCGCCGCGATGGACCCGGCGCTCCTGCCGCGGCAGATCCATATCGAGGCGCTCTCGGCCGAGGGCGTGGTGCAGCAGGTGCTGTCGCAATCGGCCGATTTCGGCCTTGCTACCCTGCCGATCGAGCATCCCGGCCTCGATGTGCACTGGATCGGCGAGGCGCCTTGCCTCGCGGCGATGGCGGAAAGCGATCCGCTGGCGAGCCTTGACGTCGTCGCACTCGCCGATCTTGCCGCGCGGCGCGTCATCACCATGGCAAACCCCTACCGGCTGCGCCGGCGGGTGGACGAGGCTTTCGCAGCAGCCGGCATCGCACCGCGCGAGCTGATCGACGCCAATGCATCGCTCACGGCGCTCGCCTTGGCGCGTCGCGGTTTGGGCATCGCCATCATCGAGCCTGCGGCGGCCTGTGGTCTGCCCATCAAGGGCGTCGTGCTGCGCCCGCTCGACGTGACCATCCCGTTCCTGTTCGGGGCGATCTCGCCTGTCGCGCGCCCGCTCACGCCCAGCATCGCGGCGCTGAACGAGGCGCTGCTGAAATCCGCCGCTGCGCTCATTCCAGGCTTCGTGCTGCGTGACGCGGCCGGCACCGAGATGCTGGCCGATGCCGTTTATGGCGCGGCGGACAATCAGGAGGCGCGCTCATGA
- a CDS encoding PLP-dependent cysteine synthase family protein: protein MQVPSSPRSSDNCPRAWVGDAIAVLEADQHRSADTHLFKLGCAGLSGIDIYLKDESTHPTGSLKHRLARSLFLYALCNGHIRENTPVVEASSGSTAVSEAYFAEMIGVPFYAVMPRSTSAEKVAAIEHYGGTCHFIDDGRLLYSEAAALAQRLGGHYMDQFTFAERATDWRGNNNIAESIFEQMQRERHPIPRWMVMGAGTGGTSATLGRYLRYKRHATRLCVADVEHSAFFEGFRTRDAACCCERASLIEGVGRPRVEPSFIPGVVDRMVKIPDAASIAGMNVLSRRLGRRVGGSTGTNFFALCWLANEMKANGVEGSLVTLICDSGERYLKTYYEPEWVVSKGLDAAPYEARIETLLAGGAFDCHLEEA, encoded by the coding sequence ATGCAAGTCCCCAGCTCCCCGCGCAGTTCTGACAATTGCCCTCGCGCCTGGGTCGGAGACGCCATCGCCGTGCTCGAAGCCGACCAGCACCGCTCGGCCGATACGCATCTCTTCAAGCTCGGCTGCGCGGGCCTGAGCGGGATCGACATCTACCTCAAGGACGAGTCGACCCATCCCACAGGCAGCCTGAAACACCGGCTGGCGCGATCGCTCTTCCTCTACGCGCTCTGCAACGGGCATATCCGCGAGAACACACCGGTCGTGGAGGCCTCATCAGGCTCGACAGCCGTCTCGGAAGCCTATTTCGCTGAGATGATCGGCGTGCCGTTCTATGCCGTGATGCCGCGCTCGACCTCGGCGGAGAAGGTCGCGGCGATCGAGCATTACGGCGGAACCTGCCATTTCATCGATGATGGCCGGCTGCTCTACAGCGAGGCCGCCGCGCTCGCCCAGCGCCTGGGCGGCCACTACATGGACCAGTTCACCTTCGCCGAACGCGCCACCGACTGGCGCGGCAACAACAACATCGCCGAATCCATCTTCGAGCAGATGCAGCGCGAGCGTCACCCGATCCCGCGCTGGATGGTGATGGGCGCCGGCACCGGCGGCACCTCGGCAACGCTCGGGCGCTATCTGCGCTACAAGCGCCATGCGACCAGGCTCTGCGTCGCCGATGTCGAGCACTCCGCCTTCTTCGAGGGTTTCCGGACACGCGACGCCGCCTGCTGCTGCGAGCGCGCCTCGCTGATCGAGGGCGTCGGGCGGCCGCGCGTCGAGCCCTCCTTCATTCCCGGCGTCGTCGACCGCATGGTCAAGATTCCCGATGCGGCCTCGATCGCGGGGATGAACGTCCTGTCGCGCCGGCTCGGCCGCCGCGTCGGCGGCTCGACGGGCACGAATTTCTTCGCGCTGTGCTGGCTCGCCAATGAGATGAAGGCGAACGGCGTCGAGGGCTCGCTCGTCACCTTGATCTGCGATTCCGGCGAGCGCTATCTGAAGACCTATTACGAGCCCGAATGGGTCGTCTCGAAAGGTCTCGACGCCGCGCCCTATGAGGCCAGGATCGAGACCCTGCTGGCTGGCGGCGCGTTCGACTGCCATCTCGAAGAGGCCTGA
- a CDS encoding CMD domain-containing protein has translation MSSTTVMSSATLIEQLAGIEPGSALAQALSTRAEIMRLSQASHDAVLVPKEPGGLSHGLRAALAARMARQNADLALVAHYEACLARTGEVEAVPLSEPERQRIAAILRHADMLTLSPRDATRADIETLKAAGVEEADIVRLAELAAFVNYQIRVLAGLKVLRGTR, from the coding sequence ATGTCTTCCACCACTGTCATGTCTTCCGCCACTCTCATCGAGCAGCTTGCCGGCATCGAGCCCGGATCGGCGCTTGCGCAGGCGCTCTCGACCCGAGCCGAGATCATGCGCCTGAGCCAGGCAAGCCATGACGCGGTCCTCGTCCCCAAGGAGCCTGGTGGCCTGAGCCATGGCCTGCGCGCCGCGCTCGCCGCCCGCATGGCGCGGCAGAACGCCGACCTCGCTTTGGTTGCGCATTACGAGGCCTGCCTCGCCCGCACCGGCGAAGTCGAGGCCGTGCCCCTCTCCGAGCCGGAACGGCAGCGTATAGCGGCAATCCTCCGCCATGCCGACATGCTGACCTTGTCTCCGCGCGACGCGACGCGGGCCGATATCGAGACGCTGAAGGCGGCCGGCGTCGAGGAGGCCGACATTGTCCGCCTCGCCGAGCTCGCCGCCTTCGTGAACTATCAGATCCGCGTCCTGGCCGGCCTCAAGGTCTTGAGGGGAACCCGATGA
- a CDS encoding peroxidase-related enzyme (This protein belongs to a clade of uncharacterized proteins related to peroxidases such as the alkylhydroperoxidase AhpD.), with translation MSNVVHAFTSTVPVWSPYVTPVDLASATPEQMAAMQVTPSNKGVSKYVLTLAHDPESLAVRSPLFNLIMYGKDGLSSAERELGAVGASVVNRCIYCAAVHASRFNGLTKRPEVIEAIFKDELEAKIAPREQAIFDFSARLSTTPSQLVQDDADALRKAGLDELEMLDLVLSSAIFGWANRLMHTLGEPLEP, from the coding sequence ATGAGCAACGTCGTCCACGCCTTCACCAGCACGGTTCCGGTCTGGTCGCCCTATGTCACGCCGGTCGACCTCGCCTCGGCGACGCCCGAGCAGATGGCGGCGATGCAGGTGACGCCCTCCAACAAAGGCGTCTCGAAATACGTCCTCACTTTGGCGCATGATCCGGAATCGCTGGCGGTGCGCTCGCCGCTGTTCAACCTGATCATGTATGGCAAGGACGGCTTGTCCTCCGCCGAGCGCGAGCTCGGGGCAGTCGGCGCCTCCGTCGTCAACCGCTGCATCTATTGCGCTGCGGTCCACGCCTCGCGCTTCAACGGCCTGACCAAGCGCCCCGAGGTCATCGAAGCGATCTTCAAGGACGAGCTCGAAGCCAAGATCGCACCGCGCGAGCAGGCGATCTTCGATTTTTCGGCGCGGCTCTCGACGACGCCATCACAGCTCGTGCAAGACGACGCGGACGCCCTGCGCAAGGCAGGGCTCGACGAGCTCGAAATGCTCGACCTCGTTCTCTCCTCCGCCATCTTCGGCTGGGCGAACCGGCTGATGCATACGCTGGGCGAGCCGCTGGAACCCTGA